Proteins from one Salmonella bongori NCTC 12419 genomic window:
- the ftsI gene encoding peptidoglycan glycosyltransferase FtsI, whose translation MKKKSDGDTRNFTPIRFALLCIAILLSMALLLGRVAWLQIVTPSKLVKQEDMRSLREVTTASPRGMITDREGRPLAVSVPVNAVWADPRTIISKGGVGYNQRWQALASALHLSLSTLAERVNSNPAGRFIYLARQVSPQQAEWIDKLNLPGINLREESRRFYPAGHVAANLIGFTNIDGQGIEGIEKSFNAQLTGKPGSRLVRKDKFGHVIENITEVNPVPAHELQLSIDERLQTVTEDALDNAVTWNKADSGAAVLINIPTGEILSMASYPDFNPNNREGAQLDDFRNRAISDTFEPGSTVKPLVIMTALQQGIVQPDSVIDTHPFILDGHRIRDVGYYPELTLTGILQKSSDTGVSHLSLAMPVQKLMDTYKSFGFGVPTGLGLTGESSGLLPKRRYWSDLDRATFAFGYGLMVTPLQLAHVYATIGSFGIYRPLSITKVDPPVIGTRVMSEELVHEVEHMMESVALPGGGGTKAAVRDYRIAVKTGTAKKIGDDGKYVDKYVAYTAGVAPASNPRFALVVVINNPQNGAYYGGAVSAPVFSQIMGDVLRLENIEPDGMPADSDHLLVMHDSHVSVPGR comes from the coding sequence GTGAAAAAGAAAAGCGACGGCGATACCCGTAATTTTACGCCCATACGTTTTGCGCTACTTTGTATTGCCATTTTGCTTAGTATGGCATTACTGCTGGGGCGGGTGGCATGGCTGCAAATTGTTACGCCGTCGAAACTGGTGAAACAAGAAGATATGCGCTCGCTTCGTGAAGTGACAACGGCCTCTCCCCGCGGCATGATTACGGACAGAGAAGGACGCCCCTTGGCGGTGAGCGTTCCGGTTAATGCGGTCTGGGCCGATCCCAGGACCATCATCAGCAAGGGCGGCGTTGGCTACAATCAGCGCTGGCAAGCCCTGGCCAGCGCGCTACATCTGTCGCTCAGTACGCTTGCTGAACGGGTAAACAGCAACCCGGCAGGCCGCTTTATCTACCTGGCGCGCCAGGTTTCACCTCAGCAAGCCGAATGGATTGATAAGCTGAATCTGCCGGGCATTAATCTGCGGGAAGAATCACGCCGTTTTTATCCAGCCGGACATGTAGCGGCCAATTTGATCGGCTTCACCAATATCGACGGGCAGGGGATAGAAGGTATTGAAAAAAGCTTCAATGCGCAACTGACGGGAAAACCGGGTTCCCGGCTGGTACGTAAAGACAAATTTGGCCATGTTATTGAGAACATTACGGAGGTTAATCCGGTTCCTGCTCATGAGTTGCAGCTGAGTATTGATGAACGTCTGCAAACGGTGACGGAAGATGCGCTGGATAACGCCGTCACCTGGAATAAAGCGGACTCCGGCGCCGCCGTATTGATTAACATCCCAACGGGTGAAATTCTCTCTATGGCGAGTTACCCGGATTTTAACCCGAATAATCGTGAAGGCGCGCAGTTGGACGATTTTCGTAACCGCGCCATCAGCGACACCTTCGAACCCGGTTCTACCGTTAAGCCGTTGGTTATTATGACCGCCTTACAGCAAGGCATCGTACAACCGGATAGCGTGATTGATACCCATCCCTTTATTCTCGATGGACACCGTATTCGCGATGTCGGTTACTATCCGGAACTGACATTAACCGGTATTTTGCAAAAATCCAGCGATACCGGCGTATCCCATCTTTCTCTGGCGATGCCGGTTCAGAAATTGATGGATACTTACAAGAGCTTTGGCTTCGGCGTGCCTACCGGGCTTGGCCTGACTGGCGAAAGCAGTGGCCTGTTGCCGAAACGCCGCTACTGGAGTGATTTGGACCGCGCCACCTTTGCTTTTGGGTACGGCCTGATGGTGACGCCGCTTCAACTGGCGCATGTTTATGCCACGATTGGCAGCTTTGGCATTTATCGTCCATTATCGATCACCAAAGTTGATCCGCCCGTGATCGGTACGCGAGTCATGTCAGAAGAACTGGTACACGAGGTGGAACATATGATGGAAAGTGTGGCGCTGCCGGGCGGTGGCGGAACAAAAGCCGCTGTACGGGATTATCGGATTGCGGTCAAAACCGGGACGGCGAAAAAAATTGGCGATGACGGTAAATATGTTGACAAGTATGTGGCATATACCGCAGGTGTGGCGCCGGCAAGCAATCCCCGGTTTGCGCTGGTGGTGGTGATTAACAATCCACAGAATGGAGCGTACTATGGCGGCGCGGTATCGGCGCCCGTGTTCAGCCAGATCATGGGCGATGTGTTGCGTCTGGAAAATATTGAGCCAGATGGTATGCCAGCCGATTCGGATCATCTTCTGGTAATGCACGATAGTCACGTCTCGGTTCCGGGCCGGTAA
- the cspE gene encoding transcription antiterminator/RNA stability regulator CspE, protein MAKIKGQVKWFNESKGFGFITPADGSKDVFVHFSAIQGNGFKTLAEGQNVEFEIQDGQKGPAAVNVTAI, encoded by the coding sequence ATGGCAAAGATTAAAGGTCAAGTTAAGTGGTTCAACGAGTCCAAAGGTTTTGGCTTCATTACTCCGGCTGATGGCAGCAAAGATGTGTTCGTACACTTCTCCGCTATCCAGGGCAATGGCTTCAAAACTCTGGCTGAAGGCCAGAACGTTGAGTTCGAAATTCAGGACGGCCAGAAAGGTCCGGCCGCTGTTAACGTAACAGCTATCTGA
- a CDS encoding DUF2627 domain-containing protein codes for MCGIFSKEVLSKHVDVEYRFSAEPYISASSSNVSVLSMLCLRAKKTL; via the coding sequence ATGTGTGGCATTTTCAGTAAAGAAGTCCTGAGTAAACACGTTGACGTTGAATACCGCTTCTCTGCCGAACCTTATATTAGTGCCTCAAGCAGTAATGTCTCAGTTTTATCTATGTTATGCCTGCGGGCAAAGAAAACACTCTAA
- a CDS encoding YebO family protein has protein sequence MNDVLNSGAFSLASLVVSVMVLVVGLVLWFFVNRASSRVNEQVELLEALLDQQKRQNALLRRLCAANEPEKDTDSATAVSEPKEEEDIIRLVAER, from the coding sequence ATGAACGATGTTTTAAACTCTGGTGCGTTTTCCCTTGCATCTTTAGTTGTATCAGTGATGGTTCTGGTGGTTGGTCTGGTGCTCTGGTTTTTCGTTAACCGGGCAAGTTCCCGGGTTAACGAACAGGTAGAACTGCTCGAAGCGTTATTGGATCAGCAAAAGCGGCAAAACGCCTTGTTGCGCCGACTTTGTGCAGCCAATGAACCTGAAAAAGACACTGACTCCGCAACTGCGGTAAGCGAACCGAAAGAGGAGGAGGATATCATTCGCCTGGTTGCTGAACGATAA
- the mgrB gene encoding PhoP/PhoQ regulator MgrB: MKKFRWVVLGIVVVVCLLLWAQVFNIMCDQDVQFFSGICAINKFIPW; this comes from the coding sequence GTGAAAAAATTTCGATGGGTCGTCCTCGGCATCGTAGTGGTGGTATGTCTGCTGCTGTGGGCGCAGGTGTTTAATATCATGTGCGATCAGGATGTACAATTTTTCAGCGGTATTTGCGCCATCAATAAATTTATTCCCTGGTAA
- a CDS encoding YobH family protein, whose amino-acid sequence MRLIIRAIILFSLVWIGLLLSGYGVLVGSNVNAAGLGLQCHYLTARGTSTAQYVHTNSGIIGFSDCPIFRKSATVVDNG is encoded by the coding sequence ATGCGTTTGATCATTCGCGCAATAATATTGTTTTCCCTGGTATGGATAGGCTTACTGCTGAGCGGCTATGGCGTACTGGTAGGAAGTAACGTGAACGCGGCGGGACTAGGCCTGCAGTGCCATTACCTGACCGCACGCGGCACCAGCACAGCGCAATATGTCCATACGAATAGCGGTATCATCGGCTTTTCTGACTGCCCTATTTTCAGAAAAAGCGCCACTGTCGTGGATAATGGCTAA
- the kdgR gene encoding DNA-binding transcriptional regulator KdgR, translating to MANADLDKQPDSVSSVLKVFGILQALGEEREIGITELSQRVMMSKSTVYRFLQTMKTLGYVAQEGESEKYSLTLKLFELGARALQNVDLIRSADIQMRELSRLTKETIHLGALDEDSIVYIHKIDSMYNLRMYSRIGRRNPLYSTAIGKVLLAWRDRDEVKQILDGVEYKQSTGRTITSTEALLPLLDKVREQGYGEDNEEQEEGLRCIGVPVFDRFGVVIAGLSISFPTLRFSEERLQEYVAMLHTAARKISEQMGYNNYPF from the coding sequence ATGGCAAACGCAGATCTGGATAAACAGCCTGATTCTGTATCTTCTGTGCTGAAGGTTTTCGGCATTCTGCAGGCGCTGGGTGAAGAGCGTGAAATAGGGATTACCGAACTGTCGCAGCGCGTCATGATGTCGAAAAGCACCGTTTATCGCTTTTTACAGACCATGAAAACGCTGGGCTACGTGGCGCAGGAAGGGGAGTCGGAAAAATACTCGCTGACGCTAAAGCTGTTTGAACTGGGCGCGCGAGCTTTGCAAAATGTTGATTTGATCCGCAGCGCGGACATCCAGATGCGCGAGCTTTCTCGTCTGACGAAAGAAACTATCCATCTTGGTGCTCTGGATGAAGACAGCATTGTCTATATCCACAAAATAGACTCTATGTACAATCTTCGGATGTACTCACGCATTGGCCGCCGTAATCCCCTGTACAGTACCGCTATTGGCAAAGTGCTTCTGGCCTGGCGCGATCGCGATGAGGTTAAGCAGATTCTGGATGGCGTAGAGTATAAACAAAGCACCGGGCGAACCATTACCAGCACAGAAGCCTTATTGCCTCTGTTGGATAAAGTGCGCGAGCAAGGTTATGGTGAAGATAACGAAGAGCAGGAAGAAGGTTTACGTTGCATCGGCGTACCGGTATTCGATCGTTTTGGCGTAGTGATTGCAGGGTTAAGCATTTCTTTCCCAACGCTACGCTTTTCCGAAGAGCGTTTACAGGAATATGTTGCTATGTTGCACACCGCTGCACGTAAAATTTCTGAGCAAATGGGTTACAACAATTATCCCTTCTGA
- a CDS encoding MFS transporter gives MEKKRADGLPLPQRYGAILTIVIGISMAVLDGAIANVALPTIAADLHASPASSIWIVNAYQIAIVVSLLSLSFLGDMFGYRRIYKCGLVIFLLSSLFCALSDSLQMLTLARIAQGFGGAALMSVNTALIRLIYPQRHLGRGMGINSFIVAVSSAAGPTIAAAILSISSWKWLFLINVPLGVIALILAIRFLPANSSHGTKPRFDLPSAVMNALTFGLLITALGGFAQGQSLTLIGAELLILVVVGFFFVRRQLALPVPLLPIDLLRIPLFSLSIGTSICSFCAQMLAMVSLPFYLQTVLGRSEVETGLLLTPWPLATMVMAPLAGYLIERLHAGLLGALGMVVMATGLFALVILPVSPSDLNIIWPMMLCGAGFGLFQSPNNHTIITSAPRERSGGASGMLGTARLLGQSIGAALVALMLNQFGDSGTHLSLLVAGILAILAAVVSGLRITQPRVQA, from the coding sequence ATGGAAAAAAAACGGGCTGACGGCCTACCCCTCCCGCAGCGATATGGCGCAATCCTGACAATTGTCATCGGTATTTCGATGGCGGTTCTGGATGGTGCCATCGCTAATGTCGCGCTGCCAACCATCGCCGCAGATTTACACGCCTCCCCTGCCAGTTCCATCTGGATTGTCAATGCGTACCAAATCGCGATTGTTGTCTCACTGCTTTCCCTCTCTTTTTTGGGCGACATGTTTGGTTATCGCCGGATCTATAAATGTGGACTGGTTATATTTTTGCTTTCATCATTATTTTGCGCGCTTTCAGACTCGCTGCAAATGCTCACGCTGGCGCGTATCGCTCAGGGGTTTGGCGGCGCAGCGCTCATGAGTGTCAATACGGCACTCATTCGTCTTATCTACCCCCAACGCCATCTGGGACGCGGGATGGGGATTAACTCTTTTATCGTTGCCGTCTCTTCGGCTGCAGGCCCAACTATCGCCGCGGCAATCCTGTCCATCTCATCATGGAAATGGCTGTTCCTGATTAATGTTCCGTTAGGCGTCATCGCCTTAATACTGGCCATCCGCTTTTTACCGGCAAATAGCTCTCATGGTACTAAACCTCGTTTTGACTTACCCAGCGCGGTAATGAATGCGCTCACATTCGGCCTGCTGATTACCGCACTGGGCGGTTTTGCCCAGGGGCAATCGCTCACGCTGATTGGCGCCGAGTTGCTTATCCTGGTCGTGGTCGGTTTTTTCTTCGTCCGCCGCCAGCTGGCTTTACCTGTTCCCTTGCTTCCCATTGACCTGCTGCGCATCCCGCTCTTTTCGCTCTCCATCGGCACTTCGATTTGCTCGTTCTGCGCACAAATGTTAGCTATGGTCTCACTGCCTTTTTACCTGCAAACCGTACTGGGCCGTAGCGAAGTAGAAACCGGCCTGTTGTTGACTCCCTGGCCGCTGGCAACCATGGTAATGGCGCCGCTGGCCGGTTATCTGATTGAACGTCTTCATGCCGGTTTGTTGGGCGCGCTGGGAATGGTGGTAATGGCTACCGGGCTGTTTGCGCTGGTGATACTGCCCGTCTCCCCCTCTGATCTGAATATTATCTGGCCGATGATGCTTTGCGGCGCGGGCTTTGGTCTGTTCCAGTCACCAAATAATCACACCATTATTACTTCCGCGCCACGTGAACGTAGCGGTGGTGCCAGTGGGATGCTGGGCACAGCACGGCTGCTAGGTCAAAGTATCGGCGCCGCGCTGGTGGCGCTCATGTTGAACCAGTTTGGCGATAGCGGTACGCACTTGTCCCTGCTCGTAGCAGGCATTCTGGCCATCCTCGCGGCGGTGGTGAGCGGTTTACGTATTACGCAGCCGCGCGTTCAGGCGTAA
- the htpX gene encoding protease HtpX — MMRIALFLLTNLAVMVVFGLVLSLTGIQSSSVQGLLIMALLFGFGGSFISLLMSKWMALKSVGGEVIEQPRNERERWLMNTVATQARQAGIAMPQVAIYHAPDINAFATGARRDASLVAVSTGLLQNMSPDEAEAVIAHEISHIANGDMVTMTLIQGVVNTFVIFISRIIAQIAAGFLGGNRDEGEGSNGNPLIYFAVATVLELVFGILASIITMWFSRYREFHADAGSAKLVGREKMIAALQRLKTSYEPQEATSMMAFCINGKSKSLSELFMTHPPLDKRIEALRSGEYLK; from the coding sequence ATGATGCGAATCGCGCTCTTCCTGCTGACGAACCTGGCCGTGATGGTAGTTTTCGGTCTGGTTCTGAGCCTGACAGGGATACAGTCAAGCAGCGTACAAGGCTTGCTGATTATGGCGTTGCTGTTTGGTTTTGGCGGTTCTTTTATTTCATTGCTGATGTCCAAATGGATGGCGTTAAAATCCGTGGGAGGGGAAGTTATTGAGCAACCTCGCAATGAAAGAGAACGCTGGCTAATGAATACGGTAGCAACGCAAGCGCGACAGGCCGGTATCGCCATGCCACAGGTGGCTATCTACCATGCGCCGGATATTAACGCGTTTGCGACGGGCGCACGCCGTGACGCCTCGCTGGTCGCCGTGAGCACCGGGCTGTTGCAAAACATGAGTCCTGATGAAGCAGAAGCCGTCATCGCGCATGAAATCAGCCACATTGCCAACGGTGATATGGTGACAATGACGTTGATCCAGGGGGTGGTAAACACCTTCGTTATCTTTATTTCGCGCATCATCGCCCAGATTGCTGCCGGATTTTTGGGCGGCAACCGTGATGAGGGGGAAGGGAGTAATGGCAATCCGCTCATCTATTTTGCCGTCGCCACGGTGCTGGAACTGGTCTTCGGTATTCTGGCGAGCATTATCACGATGTGGTTCTCTCGTTACCGTGAGTTCCATGCCGATGCGGGCTCGGCGAAGCTGGTTGGCCGTGAAAAAATGATTGCCGCATTGCAGCGCCTGAAAACCAGCTATGAGCCGCAAGAAGCGACCAGCATGATGGCGTTTTGCATCAACGGTAAGTCTAAATCGCTGAGTGAGTTGTTTATGACGCATCCACCGCTGGATAAACGTATTGAAGCGCTGCGTAGTGGTGAATACCTTAAATAA
- the tnpA gene encoding IS200/IS605-like element IS200F family transposase, with amino-acid sequence MGDEKSLAHTRWNCKYHIVFAPKYRRQAFYGEKRRAVGSILRKLCEWKNVRILEAECCADHIHMLLEIPPKMSVSGFMGYLKGKSSLMLYEQFGDLKFKYRNREFWCRGYYVDTVGKNTAKIQEYIKHQLEEDKMGEQLSIPYPGSPFTGRK; translated from the coding sequence ATGGGGGACGAAAAGAGCTTAGCGCACACCCGATGGAACTGTAAATATCACATAGTTTTCGCGCCCAAATACCGAAGACAAGCGTTCTATGGAGAGAAGCGTAGGGCAGTAGGCAGCATATTAAGAAAATTGTGTGAATGGAAAAACGTACGAATTCTGGAAGCAGAATGTTGCGCAGATCATATCCACATGCTTCTGGAGATCCCGCCGAAGATGAGTGTGTCGGGCTTCATGGGCTATCTGAAGGGTAAAAGCAGCCTGATGCTGTATGAGCAGTTTGGGGATTTGAAATTCAAATACAGGAACAGGGAGTTCTGGTGCCGCGGATACTACGTTGATACGGTGGGTAAGAACACAGCGAAGATACAGGAATACATAAAGCACCAGCTTGAAGAGGATAAAATGGGAGAGCAGTTATCGATCCCTTATCCGGGTAGCCCGTTTACGGGCCGTAAGTAA
- the prc gene encoding carboxy terminal-processing peptidase, whose protein sequence is MNTFFRLTALAGLLALAGQSFAVEDITRADQIPVLKEETQHATVSERVTSRFTRSHYRQFDLDQAFSAKIFDRYLNLLDYSHNVLLASDVEQFAKKKTVLGDELRTGKLDVFYDLYNLAQKRRFERYQYALKVLERPMDFTGNDTFNLDRSKAPWPKDEAELNALWDSKVKFDELSLKLTGKSDKEIRETLTRRYKFAIRRLAQTNSEDVFSLAMTAFAREIDPHTNYLSPRNTEQFNTEMSLSLEGIGAVLQMDDDYTVINSLVAGGPAAKSKSISVGDRIVGVGQTGKPMVDVIGWRLDDVVALIKGPKGSKVRLEILPAGKGTKTRIVTLTRERIRLEDRAVKMSVKTVDKEKVGVLDIPGFYVGLTDDVKVQLQKLEKQNVSSIVIDLRSNGGGALTEAVSLSGLFIPSGPIVQVRDNNGKVREDSDTDGVVYYKGPLVVLVDRFSASASEIFAAAMQDYGRALIVGEPTFGKGTVQQYRSLNRIYDQMLRPEWPALGSVQYTIQKFYRVNGGSTQRKGVTPDIIMPTGNEETETGEKFEDNALPWDSIDAAKYVKSDDLSQFGPELLKEHNARIAKDPEFQYIMKDIARFNAQKDKRNIVSLNYAQREKENNEEDAMRLARINDRFKREGKPLLKKLDDLPKDYQEPDPYLDETVKIALDLAHLEKEKPTEQAVAAK, encoded by the coding sequence ATGAACACTTTTTTTAGGCTTACCGCGTTAGCTGGCCTGCTTGCATTAGCAGGCCAGTCCTTCGCCGTGGAAGATATTACGCGCGCTGATCAAATTCCCGTACTGAAGGAAGAGACGCAACATGCGACAGTGAGCGAGCGCGTGACGTCGCGTTTTACCCGCTCCCATTATCGCCAGTTCGATCTGGATCAGGCATTTTCGGCAAAGATCTTTGATCGTTATCTGAATCTCCTTGACTACAGCCATAACGTGTTGTTGGCGAGCGATGTCGAACAGTTTGCGAAAAAGAAAACCGTGTTAGGCGATGAGCTGCGTACGGGTAAACTGGATGTTTTTTACGATCTTTACAACCTGGCGCAAAAGCGCCGGTTTGAACGATACCAGTACGCGCTAAAAGTGCTGGAACGCCCGATGGATTTTACCGGAAACGATACGTTTAACCTGGACCGCAGTAAAGCGCCCTGGCCGAAAGATGAGGCTGAGCTGAATGCGCTGTGGGATAGCAAAGTGAAATTCGACGAGCTTAGTCTGAAACTCACAGGCAAGAGTGACAAAGAAATTCGTGAAACGCTGACGCGTCGCTATAAATTTGCCATTCGCCGTCTGGCGCAGACCAACAGTGAAGATGTGTTTTCACTGGCGATGACCGCTTTTGCGCGTGAAATCGACCCGCACACAAATTACCTTTCTCCTCGCAATACCGAGCAGTTTAATACCGAAATGAGTCTGTCTCTGGAAGGTATCGGCGCGGTACTGCAAATGGATGATGATTACACAGTTATTAACTCGTTGGTTGCTGGCGGTCCGGCGGCGAAGAGCAAGTCGATTAGCGTTGGTGACCGCATCGTCGGCGTAGGACAGACTGGCAAACCCATGGTCGACGTCATTGGTTGGCGTCTTGATGATGTGGTGGCGCTGATTAAAGGGCCAAAAGGCAGTAAGGTCCGTCTGGAGATTCTGCCTGCCGGTAAAGGAACGAAAACCCGCATCGTCACTTTGACGCGCGAACGTATCCGTCTTGAAGATCGCGCAGTAAAAATGTCGGTGAAAACGGTCGACAAAGAAAAAGTCGGCGTACTGGATATTCCTGGCTTCTATGTCGGGTTGACTGATGATGTCAAAGTTCAGCTGCAGAAGCTGGAAAAACAGAACGTTAGCAGCATTGTTATCGATCTGCGTTCCAACGGTGGCGGGGCGCTGACGGAAGCGGTTTCGCTTTCCGGTCTGTTTATTCCTTCCGGTCCGATAGTTCAGGTACGCGACAATAACGGAAAGGTGCGCGAGGATAGCGATACCGACGGCGTTGTCTACTATAAAGGCCCACTGGTGGTGTTGGTCGATCGCTTCAGCGCCTCGGCATCGGAAATATTCGCCGCCGCGATGCAGGATTACGGTCGTGCGTTAATTGTCGGCGAGCCGACTTTCGGTAAAGGGACGGTGCAGCAATATCGTTCGTTAAATCGAATTTACGATCAGATGCTTCGTCCGGAATGGCCTGCGTTGGGGTCGGTGCAGTACACCATCCAGAAGTTTTACCGTGTTAACGGTGGCAGTACGCAGCGCAAAGGGGTTACGCCGGATATCATCATGCCGACAGGGAATGAAGAGACGGAAACGGGAGAAAAATTTGAAGATAACGCCTTGCCGTGGGATAGCATCGATGCGGCTAAGTACGTGAAATCGGATGATTTAAGTCAGTTTGGTCCGGAGTTATTGAAAGAACATAACGCGCGTATCGCCAAAGATCCTGAGTTCCAGTACATCATGAAGGATATTGCTCGTTTCAATGCCCAGAAGGATAAGCGAAACATTGTCTCTCTTAACTATGCGCAACGTGAGAAAGAGAACAATGAAGAGGATGCCATGCGTCTGGCGCGTATTAACGACCGGTTTAAACGCGAGGGTAAACCGCTGCTGAAAAAACTGGACGATCTGCCAAAAGATTACCAGGAGCCGGACCCGTACCTTGATGAAACGGTGAAGATTGCTCTTGATCTGGCGCATCTTGAAAAAGAAAAGCCAACGGAGCAGGCAGTCGCCGCTAAGTAA
- the proQ gene encoding RNA chaperone ProQ has product MENQPKLNSSKEVIAFLAERFPHCFSAEGEARPLKIGIFQDLVERVGGEMNLSKTQLRSALRLYTSSWRYLYGVKPGATRVDLDGNPCGELEEQHVEHARKQLEEAKARVQAQRAEQQAKKREAAAAAGEKEDAPRRERKPRPVARRKEGAERKPRADKPTAKAPRAPREEKHTPVSDISVLTVGQSLKVKAGNNAMDATVLEITKDGVRVQLNSGMSLIVRAEHLVF; this is encoded by the coding sequence ATGGAAAATCAACCTAAGTTGAATAGCAGTAAAGAAGTTATCGCGTTTCTGGCCGAGCGTTTTCCTCACTGTTTTAGTGCGGAAGGCGAAGCGCGCCCGCTGAAAATTGGTATTTTTCAGGATCTGGTAGAGCGTGTTGGGGGCGAAATGAACCTCAGCAAAACGCAACTTCGTTCCGCTTTACGTCTTTATACTTCAAGCTGGCGTTACCTGTACGGCGTTAAGCCGGGCGCTACGCGCGTTGACCTTGATGGCAACCCGTGCGGCGAGCTGGAGGAGCAGCATGTCGAACATGCCCGTAAGCAGCTTGAAGAAGCCAAAGCCCGGGTTCAGGCGCAGCGCGCAGAGCAGCAAGCGAAAAAACGCGAAGCTGCCGCGGCGGCAGGCGAAAAAGAAGACGCGCCGCGACGCGAGCGTAAACCTCGTCCGGTAGCGCGCCGTAAAGAAGGCGCTGAACGTAAACCTCGCGCTGATAAACCGACGGCAAAAGCGCCGCGTGCGCCTCGCGAAGAGAAGCACACGCCGGTTTCTGATATTTCAGTATTGACGGTAGGGCAGTCCCTCAAGGTGAAAGCGGGTAATAATGCGATGGATGCCACCGTATTAGAAATCACCAAAGATGGTGTCCGTGTACAGCTGAATTCGGGTATGTCTTTGATTGTACGCGCAGAACACTTGGTGTTCTGA
- a CDS encoding GAF domain-containing protein, producing MSKTELYAVLNRDFQSLMAGETSFLATLANTSALLFERLAEVNWAGFYLLEDDTLVLGPFQGKIACVRIPVGRGVCGVAVAQNKIQRVDDVHAFDGHIACDAASNAEIVLPVTVEKQIIGVLDIDSTTFGRFTEEDEQGLRTLVAQLETVLAMTDYKKFFATVAG from the coding sequence ATGAGCAAAACAGAATTGTACGCAGTGTTAAACCGCGATTTTCAGTCATTAATGGCAGGTGAAACCAGTTTTCTGGCCACGCTGGCGAATACCAGCGCGCTACTGTTCGAACGTCTTGCTGAGGTGAACTGGGCCGGATTTTACCTTCTTGAAGACGACACTCTGGTGTTGGGACCGTTTCAGGGGAAAATCGCCTGTGTCCGTATTCCGGTTGGTCGAGGCGTGTGCGGCGTGGCGGTAGCGCAGAATAAAATTCAACGTGTTGACGATGTTCATGCGTTTGACGGTCATATCGCCTGTGACGCCGCCAGCAATGCTGAGATCGTGCTGCCTGTTACGGTTGAAAAGCAGATCATCGGTGTGCTGGATATTGATAGCACGACGTTTGGTCGTTTTACCGAAGAGGATGAGCAGGGGCTGCGTACGCTGGTGGCACAGCTTGAAACCGTGCTTGCAATGACGGATTACAAAAAATTCTTTGCGACCGTCGCAGGATAA